In Babylonia areolata isolate BAREFJ2019XMU chromosome 19, ASM4173473v1, whole genome shotgun sequence, a single window of DNA contains:
- the LOC143294032 gene encoding neuronal acetylcholine receptor subunit alpha-10-like, whose amino-acid sequence MPASVMSKSLIFFLVICSSVFRHLWAADGAMNQGSDAEYRLVRDLMSRYNKQVRPSLNSSQPLNVTFGAALAQIIDVDEKNQIMTTNLWINQGWIDPKLRWEPSKYGNVSVIRLPYDAIWLPDIVLYNSAHITSESVSTNVIVSSEGNVTWLSMVIFKSSCAIDVKYFPFDTQNCSLDFSSWTYDAYALNLLIQGDRIGDTTNYMNSTEWHLLEYLQEREEVVFSCCPEPYIFIHNHILIQRRPLFYVFNMVGPCLLITLVALLGFYMPCDSGEKISMGITTLLSMTVFLMIVADTMPPTSDDLPLIGLYYGITIAIVSFATAMTVFTLNIHHKGGRGHEIPSIIKKIFFGFFAKVLFIHLDVGGGEEPHPKKGLPVPQNEYYAHYETADKFPENGGLSPRFSRKFASLHHPSSPGGVGGGGGGGGGGSDSTERQFLKVLQKVYQTIEKNEMRLAEQDRRDTVRQEWQQLALILDRMLLVCFVILATSISLALILPGYSSQFEYESSRI is encoded by the exons ATGCCAGCTTCAGTGATGTCGAAATCATTGATCTTCTTCCTTGTAATCTGCAGCTCCGTTTTTCGCCATCTTT GGGCTGCGGACGGGGCCATGAACCAAGGGAGCGACGCAGAGTACCGGCTGGTGCGTGACCTCATGTCCCGCTACAACAAACAGGTGCGGCCTTCCCTCAACTCCTCCCAGCCCCTCAACGTCACCTTCGGCGCTGCCTTGGCTCAGATCATTGACgtg GACGAGAAGAACCAGATCATGACTACCAACCTGTGGATAAATCAG GGCTGGATCGATCCCAAGCTGAGGTGGGAGCCATCCAAATACGGGAATGTGTCGGTCATTCGTCTTCCTTACGATGCCATCTGGCTTCCGGATATAGTTCTCTACAACAG cgcTCACATTACGTCAGAGTCGGTCAGCACCAACGTCATCGTGTCGTCAGAGGGCAACGTGACGTGGCTGTCCATGGTCATTTTCAAGTCCTCGTGCGCCATCGACGTCAAGTACTTCCCCTTCGACACGCAGAACTGCAGCCTGGACTTCTCCTCCTGGACCTACGACGCGTATGCGCTTAACCTTCTGATCCAAGGCGACCGCATCGGCGACACCACCAACTACATGAACAGCACCGAGTGGCACCTGCTGGAGTATTtgcaggagagagag GAGGTAGTGTTCTCCTGCTGCCCGGAGCCGTACATCTTCATCCACAACCACATCCTCATTCAGCGGCGACCTTTGTTCTACGTGTTCAACATGGTGGGCCCTTGTCTGCTCATCACCCTGGTGGCCCTCCTGGGCTTCTATATGCCCTGCGACTCCGGGGAGAAGATCTCCATGGGCATCACCACGCTGCTGTCCATGACCGTCTTCCTCATGATCGTGGCGGACACCATGCCGCCCACCTCTGATGATCTGCCTCTGATTG GTCTGTACTACGGAATCACCATAGCCATCGTCTCGTTCGCCACGGCCATGACCGTGTTCACCCTCAACATCCACCACAAGGGGGGCCGGGGTCACGAGATCCCTTCCATCATCAAGAAGATCTTCTTTGGCTTCTTCGCCAAGGTCCTCTTCATCCATCTGGACGTCGGGGGCGGCGAGGAACCCCACCCCAAGAAGGGGCTG ccGGTGCCCCAGAACGAATACTACGCCCACTACGAAACAGCCGACAAGTTCCCAGAGAACGGAGGCCTCTCCCCTCGCTTCTCGCGCAAGTTCGCCTCCTTGCACCACCCCTCTTCTCCTGGAGGAgtaggcggaggaggaggcggaggaggcggaggaagcgACAGCACGGAGCGGCAGTTCCTCAAGGTGCTGCAGAAGGTGTACCAGACCATCGAGAAGAACGAGATGAGGCTGGCCGAGCAGGACCGCAGGGACACCGTCCGCCAGGAGTGGCAGCAGCTGGCGCTCATCCTGGACCGCATGCTGCTCGTCTGCTTCGTCATCCTGGCCACCTCCATCAGCCTGGCCCTCATTCTGCCCGGCTACTCCTCCCAGTTTGAGTACGAGTCCAGTCGGATCTGA
- the LOC143294033 gene encoding uncharacterized protein LOC143294033, with protein sequence MLVLLTSLAALMTCTTAGSSKKGVAFSSYNYHCDDLNVLNNIVWWYDWNQTPYYHHKVGNCSGPMNQRHRVPMVWGWRHGVDYPLWFHNDTSRYVLGFNEPNHRGQSNLTPQEAAEAWKVVQARADRQKQLLVSPSAIKCTSGSSNCMMSGVQWFTEFFHACSGCRVDHVATHYYTCEVGRVLDYLEELHQRFQRPVWLTEVACPTHSYSQALIFMQELLPRLENTPYVYRYAWYASRVRGGGAATHEDSLMHTHSSTFTTLGSYYHNFM encoded by the exons ATGTTGGTCCTGCTAACGTCACTAGCAGCCTTGATGACGTGTACCACAGCGGGCTCCAGCAAGAAAGGAGTGGCCTTCTCCAGTTACAACTATCATTGCGACGATCTGAACGTCCTCAACAACATCGTGTGGTG GTACGACTGGAACCAGACCCCGTACTACCACCACAAGGTGGGCAACTGCAGCGGGCCCATGAACCAGCGACACCGGGTACCCATGGTGTGGGGGTGGCGCCACGGGGTGGACTACCCGCTCTGGTTCCACAACGACACGTCCCGCTACGTGCTGGGCTTCAACGAGCCCAACCACCGCGGCCAGAGCAACCTTACCCCTCAGGAGGCGGCTGAGGCCTGGAAG GTAGTGCAGGCCCGTGCAGATCGTCAGAAGCAGCTGCTGGTCAGTCCCTCAGCCATCAAGTGTACGAGCGGTTCCAGTAACTGCATGATGTCTGGCGTGCAGTGGTTTACG GAATTTTTCCACGCCTGCTCGGGATGCCGCGTTGACCACGTGGCCACGCACTACTACACGTGCGAGGTGGGGCGCGTGCTGGACTACCTTGAAGAGCTCCACCAGCGGTTCCAGAGGCCCGTGTGGCTGACCGAGGTGGCCTGCCCCACGCACAGCTACAGCCAGGCGCTGATCTTCATGCAGGAGCTGCTGCCTCGGCTGGAGAACACGCCCTACGTCTACAG ATACGCCTGGTACGCCTCCCGAGTACGCGGGGGCGGGGCAGCTACGCACGAGGACAGCTTGATGCATACGCACAGCTCCACCTTCACCACCCTGGGTAGCTACTACCACAACTTCATGTAG